The Punica granatum isolate Tunisia-2019 chromosome 4, ASM765513v2, whole genome shotgun sequence genome has a window encoding:
- the LOC116206298 gene encoding uncharacterized protein LOC116206298 isoform X3, giving the protein MVIRSLTFIPDDPDFLNVRPGSPHPFFSLISSASSSPDVWSNCISGFAAGIASAHRRCRSTPDLQALEPVRAEAGAADEGRAQLLDRTSAGYPTYLAPTQVSEVRSLFGRVGGMAVDLLDAVTLGLTKKGNEMDILAFEVANTIVRGANLMESLSEESIRHLMEVVLPSDGVQCLVSEDMNELLNIAAMDKKWVTRILSDPNLVTFSTARGSVKSRTRDIDSAIDDPGSAYCFLDLFPSTSLLSKQSLLPTFDALRVRKELYYELQVLDRLKQDYIRAVHDFDSSSPNQRGTRDILSILRANLKVQLRRVRSLKKKSLWSRTEEEVVEQLVDLCFYLHSKLHEAFGIVGNSHLTNHRTLGSAGWDLHYANIITQISALVSQPRAVTPNVRDALYQGLPRHVKSALHRDLLKFNVPEESSSQLWLACGMGKFRDQSNQRT; this is encoded by the exons ATGGTCATCAGGAGCCTCACCTTCATCCCCGACGACCCCGACTTCCTCAACGTTCGCCCAGGCTCTCCTCATCCCTTCTTCTCTCTGATCTCGTCAGCCTCGTCTTCTCCCGATGTGTGGAGCAACTGCATCAGCGGTTTCGCCGCCGGAATCGCCTCGGCCCACCGTCGGTGCCGGTCCACTCCCGATCTTCAAGCTCTGGAGCCTGTCAG AGCTGAAGCAGGAGCAGCTGATGAAGGCCGCGCGCAATTACTTGATCGAACTTCTGCGGGATATCCGACTTATCTAGCGCCAACCCAG GTTTCAGAAGTTCGTTCACTTTTCGGCAGAGTTGGGGGAATGGCAGTAGACCTTCTAGACGCAGTTACATTAGGGCTGACCaagaaaggaaatgaaatGGACATCTTAGCTTTCGAAGTGGCAAATACTATTGTAAGAGGTGCCAATCTTATGGAATCCCTGTCGGAGGAAAGTATCAGGCATTTGATGGAAGTCGTGCTTCCTTCAGACGGCGTGCAATGCCTGGTATCTGAAGATATGAATGAACTTCTGAATATTGCTGCTATGGACAAGAAGTGGGTAACCAGGATTCTCTCGGATCCGAATTTg GTTACCTTCTCAACTGCCAGAGGTTCAGTCAAAAGTAGGACCCGAGACATTGATTCAGCAATTGATGATCCTGGTTCAGCATACTGCT TTTTAGATCTCTTCCCTTCCACTTCCCTCCTGTCCAAACAAAGCCTATTGCCGACCTTTGATGCTTTGAGAGTTCGAAAG GAGTTATATTATGAGTTGCAGGTGTTAGACAGGCTTAAGCAAGACTATATTCGGGCTGTCCATGATTTTGATAGCTCAAGTCCTAATCAAAGAG GAACCCGAGACATTCTCTCAATCTTGAGAGCAAACTTAAAGGTCCAGCTGAGGCGCGTTAGGAGTTTGAAGAAGAAATCACTGTGGTCAAGAACTGAAGAAGAG GTGGTGGAGCAGCTTGTTGACCTTTGTTTTTACTTGCATTCCAAGCTTCATGAAGCCTTCGGCATTGTTG GCAATAGCCATCTGACAAATCATAGAACGCTGGGCTCTGCTGGGTGGGATTTACATTATGCGAACATTATCACTCAGATCAGTGCTCTT GTTTCCCAGCCTAGAGCTGTCACTCCGAATGTAAGAGATGCCTTGTACCAGGGATTGCCTCGCCATGTTAAGTCTGCTTTACACCGAGATCTGCTCAAATTTAATGTCCCAGAAGAG AGCTCATCACAGCTTTGGTTGGCTTGTGGAATGGGCAAATTTCGT GACCAATCCAACCAGAGAACCTGA
- the LOC116203650 gene encoding enolase-phosphatase E1 isoform X2: MEEASNGKVKEALQKVEGVVKEDAEYVVDSVKELVKELMDGESEAVAKESEDRKDASWSSSSDEEKEEDPREDNTENAGPVAAVEETVEEVSETVVDSTIAESEPSGSQEQKEVPEVEYKEEEVAIVASSEGKNVVEVTEAVTEQISETTLLPPVETKAEPAPTSSVLPIQDESRGDLAPKESEDPPPQPPAAETPVTTPIIPVSHRVLHPTSWRSCCGLFDALRRSNR, from the exons ATGGAGGAAGCTTCGAATGGGAAGGTCAAGGAGGCCCTTCAAAAGGTTGAGGGTGTTGTGAAGGAAGATGCTGAGTATGTAGTTGATTCGGTGAAGGAGCTGGTGaaggagttgatggatggagaATCTGAGGCAGTGGCAAAGGAAAGTGAAGATCGGAAGGACGCAAGCTGGAGCAGCAGCTCCgatgaagaaaaggaagaggaCCCGAGAGAGGATAACACTGAGAATGCTGGCCCTGTTGCAGCTGTAGAGGAGACGGTCGAGGAGGTCTCCGAGACAGTTGTCGACTCGACCATTGCAGAATCGGAACCGAGCGGTTCTCAGGAACAGAAGGAAGTTCCTGAAGTGGAGTATAAGGAAGAGGAAGTGGCAATTGTGGCTTCGTCCGAAGGGAAGAACGTGGTCGAGGTCACTGAAGCTGTGACGGAGCAAATCAGTGAGACGACATTACTGCCACCGGTGGAAACCAAAGCGGAACCGGCTCCAACTAGTTCGGTTTTGCCAATTCAGGATGAGAGCAGAGGCGATTTAGCACCTAAGGAAAGTGAAGATCCGCCTCCGCAACCACCTGCTGCAGAGACTCCAGTGACCACG CCCATCATTCCAGTAAGTCACCGGGTCCTACACCCAACTTCGTGGAGGAGTTGCTGCGGGCTATTCGACGCCTTGAGGCGCTCCAACAGATAA
- the LOC116206298 gene encoding uncharacterized protein LOC116206298 isoform X2, with protein MVIRSLTFIPDDPDFLNVRPGSPHPFFSLISSASSSPDVWSNCISGFAAGIASAHRRCRSTPDLQALEPVRAEAGAADEGRAQLLDRTSAGYPTYLAPTQVSEVRSLFGRVGGMAVDLLDAVTLGLTKKGNEMDILAFEVANTIVRGANLMESLSEESIRHLMEVVLPSDGVQCLVSEDMNELLNIAAMDKKEELKAFLGEVARFGNHCKNPVWHNWDRYFEIYFKKLPSQLPEVQSKVGPETLIQQLMILVQHTAELYYELQVLDRLKQDYIRAVHDFDSSSPNQRGTRDILSILRANLKVQLRRVRSLKKKSLWSRTEEEVVEQLVDLCFYLHSKLHEAFGIVGNSHLTNHRTLGSAGWDLHYANIITQISALVSQPRAVTPNVRDALYQGLPRHVKSALHRDLLKFNVPEELNLSEIIEIMEEKLQWLVPMATKTIKAHHSFGWLVEWANFVTNPTREPEDVIRIETLHHADIEKTDLHILELLSWLHLLVGRSRAQDAGVRSPTQDVVQLSLPRPDSSSEIEKTLGTSGNLKFGNAKTLVIKSHHRHATSSSNSAVTETESTFSRERPLYPNINFNMDWTKVLDVIDGVDTM; from the exons ATGGTCATCAGGAGCCTCACCTTCATCCCCGACGACCCCGACTTCCTCAACGTTCGCCCAGGCTCTCCTCATCCCTTCTTCTCTCTGATCTCGTCAGCCTCGTCTTCTCCCGATGTGTGGAGCAACTGCATCAGCGGTTTCGCCGCCGGAATCGCCTCGGCCCACCGTCGGTGCCGGTCCACTCCCGATCTTCAAGCTCTGGAGCCTGTCAG AGCTGAAGCAGGAGCAGCTGATGAAGGCCGCGCGCAATTACTTGATCGAACTTCTGCGGGATATCCGACTTATCTAGCGCCAACCCAG GTTTCAGAAGTTCGTTCACTTTTCGGCAGAGTTGGGGGAATGGCAGTAGACCTTCTAGACGCAGTTACATTAGGGCTGACCaagaaaggaaatgaaatGGACATCTTAGCTTTCGAAGTGGCAAATACTATTGTAAGAGGTGCCAATCTTATGGAATCCCTGTCGGAGGAAAGTATCAGGCATTTGATGGAAGTCGTGCTTCCTTCAGACGGCGTGCAATGCCTGGTATCTGAAGATATGAATGAACTTCTGAATATTGCTGCTATGGACAAGAA GGAAGAACTGAAGGCGTTCCTTGGTGAGGTTGCCCGGTTTGGAAATCATTGTAAAAATCCAGTGTGGCACAACTGGGACCGTTACTTCGAAATTTACTTCAAAAA GTTACCTTCTCAACTGCCAGAGGTTCAGTCAAAAGTAGGACCCGAGACATTGATTCAGCAATTGATGATCCTGGTTCAGCATACTGCT GAGTTATATTATGAGTTGCAGGTGTTAGACAGGCTTAAGCAAGACTATATTCGGGCTGTCCATGATTTTGATAGCTCAAGTCCTAATCAAAGAG GAACCCGAGACATTCTCTCAATCTTGAGAGCAAACTTAAAGGTCCAGCTGAGGCGCGTTAGGAGTTTGAAGAAGAAATCACTGTGGTCAAGAACTGAAGAAGAG GTGGTGGAGCAGCTTGTTGACCTTTGTTTTTACTTGCATTCCAAGCTTCATGAAGCCTTCGGCATTGTTG GCAATAGCCATCTGACAAATCATAGAACGCTGGGCTCTGCTGGGTGGGATTTACATTATGCGAACATTATCACTCAGATCAGTGCTCTT GTTTCCCAGCCTAGAGCTGTCACTCCGAATGTAAGAGATGCCTTGTACCAGGGATTGCCTCGCCATGTTAAGTCTGCTTTACACCGAGATCTGCTCAAATTTAATGTCCCAGAAGAG CTAAATCTCTCAGAAATCATAGAAATAATGGAAGAAAAGTTGCAATGGCTCGTTCCAATGGCCACTAAGACCATAAA AGCTCATCACAGCTTTGGTTGGCTTGTGGAATGGGCAAATTTCGT GACCAATCCAACCAGAGAACCTGAAGATGTGATCAGAATTGAGACACTGCACCACGCAGATATCGAGAAAACCGATCTCCATATACTAGAATTGCTCTCATGGCTTCATCTTCTGGTGGGCCGTTCGAGAGCGCAGGATGCTGGAGTTAGATCTCCAACCCAGGATGTGGTCCAGTTATCTCTTCCTAGACCGGATTCCAGCTCTGAGATTGAAAAAACTCTGGGAACAAGCGGGAACCTGAAATTTGGCAATGCAAAAACTCTGGTGATCAAAAGCCATCATAGGCATGCCACTAGTAGTAGCAATTCTGCAGTGACCGAGACGGAGAGCACATTTTCACGTGAGAGGCCCTTGTATCCTAATATCAACTTCAACATGGACTGGACCAAAGTGTTGGATGTTATCGATGGAGTGGACACAATGTAA
- the LOC116203650 gene encoding enolase-phosphatase E1 isoform X1, with translation MEEASNGKVKEALQKVEGVVKEDAEYVVDSVKELVKELMDGESEAVAKESEDRKDASWSSSSDEEKEEDPREDNTENAGPVAAVEETVEEVSETVVDSTIAESEPSGSQEQKEVPEVEYKEEEVAIVASSEGKNVVEVTEAVTEQISETTLLPPVETKAEPAPTSSVLPIQDESRGDLAPKESEDPPPQPPAAETPVTTVNPPIIPVSHRVLHPTSWRSCCGLFDALRRSNR, from the exons ATGGAGGAAGCTTCGAATGGGAAGGTCAAGGAGGCCCTTCAAAAGGTTGAGGGTGTTGTGAAGGAAGATGCTGAGTATGTAGTTGATTCGGTGAAGGAGCTGGTGaaggagttgatggatggagaATCTGAGGCAGTGGCAAAGGAAAGTGAAGATCGGAAGGACGCAAGCTGGAGCAGCAGCTCCgatgaagaaaaggaagaggaCCCGAGAGAGGATAACACTGAGAATGCTGGCCCTGTTGCAGCTGTAGAGGAGACGGTCGAGGAGGTCTCCGAGACAGTTGTCGACTCGACCATTGCAGAATCGGAACCGAGCGGTTCTCAGGAACAGAAGGAAGTTCCTGAAGTGGAGTATAAGGAAGAGGAAGTGGCAATTGTGGCTTCGTCCGAAGGGAAGAACGTGGTCGAGGTCACTGAAGCTGTGACGGAGCAAATCAGTGAGACGACATTACTGCCACCGGTGGAAACCAAAGCGGAACCGGCTCCAACTAGTTCGGTTTTGCCAATTCAGGATGAGAGCAGAGGCGATTTAGCACCTAAGGAAAGTGAAGATCCGCCTCCGCAACCACCTGCTGCAGAGACTCCAGTGACCACGGTAAATCCG CCCATCATTCCAGTAAGTCACCGGGTCCTACACCCAACTTCGTGGAGGAGTTGCTGCGGGCTATTCGACGCCTTGAGGCGCTCCAACAGATAA
- the LOC116202860 gene encoding transcription factor PAR1-like, with protein sequence MELTEHQEPTSTLQRKSGKSRQNPDLAMPKNKKRKGLLEPSERKNRAAKSRKQRTPEQQQPEPHDSQHREETEREDGEESDRAEVERKIVALQRIVPGGEELGVDTLFEETAEYILSLQCQVKSMRALTSFFEGLERNKRKLGC encoded by the coding sequence ATGGAGCTCACAGAGCACCAAGAACCCACCTCCACATTGCAGAGAAAGAGTGGAAAATCGCGTCAAAATCCTGACTTGGCCATGCCAAAGAACAAGAAGCGGAAGGGGCTCTTGGAGCCGTCAGAGAGGAAAAACAGAGCAGCCAAGTCCAGAAAACAGAGGACCCCGGAGCAGCAGCAGCCCGAGCCCCATGACTCCCAGCATCGCGAGGAGACAGAAAGAGAGGACGGTGAAGAGAGTGATCGGGCCGAGGTCGAGAGGAAGATAGTGGCGTTGCAGAGGATCGTCCCGGGCGGCGAGGAGCTCGGGGTCGATACGCTCTTCGAGGAGACTGCAGAGTATATCCTGTCCCTGCAGTGCCAGGTGAAGTCCATGAGGGCACTGACCAGCTTCTttgagggcttggagaggaaTAAAAGAAAGCTTGGGTGTTAG
- the LOC116206298 gene encoding uncharacterized protein LOC116206298 isoform X1: MVIRSLTFIPDDPDFLNVRPGSPHPFFSLISSASSSPDVWSNCISGFAAGIASAHRRCRSTPDLQALEPVRAEAGAADEGRAQLLDRTSAGYPTYLAPTQVSEVRSLFGRVGGMAVDLLDAVTLGLTKKGNEMDILAFEVANTIVRGANLMESLSEESIRHLMEVVLPSDGVQCLVSEDMNELLNIAAMDKKWVTRILSDPNLVTFSTARGSVKSRTRDIDSAIDDPGSAYCFLDLFPSTSLLSKQSLLPTFDALRVRKELYYELQVLDRLKQDYIRAVHDFDSSSPNQRGTRDILSILRANLKVQLRRVRSLKKKSLWSRTEEEVVEQLVDLCFYLHSKLHEAFGIVGNSHLTNHRTLGSAGWDLHYANIITQISALVSQPRAVTPNVRDALYQGLPRHVKSALHRDLLKFNVPEELNLSEIIEIMEEKLQWLVPMATKTIKAHHSFGWLVEWANFVTNPTREPEDVIRIETLHHADIEKTDLHILELLSWLHLLVGRSRAQDAGVRSPTQDVVQLSLPRPDSSSEIEKTLGTSGNLKFGNAKTLVIKSHHRHATSSSNSAVTETESTFSRERPLYPNINFNMDWTKVLDVIDGVDTM, from the exons ATGGTCATCAGGAGCCTCACCTTCATCCCCGACGACCCCGACTTCCTCAACGTTCGCCCAGGCTCTCCTCATCCCTTCTTCTCTCTGATCTCGTCAGCCTCGTCTTCTCCCGATGTGTGGAGCAACTGCATCAGCGGTTTCGCCGCCGGAATCGCCTCGGCCCACCGTCGGTGCCGGTCCACTCCCGATCTTCAAGCTCTGGAGCCTGTCAG AGCTGAAGCAGGAGCAGCTGATGAAGGCCGCGCGCAATTACTTGATCGAACTTCTGCGGGATATCCGACTTATCTAGCGCCAACCCAG GTTTCAGAAGTTCGTTCACTTTTCGGCAGAGTTGGGGGAATGGCAGTAGACCTTCTAGACGCAGTTACATTAGGGCTGACCaagaaaggaaatgaaatGGACATCTTAGCTTTCGAAGTGGCAAATACTATTGTAAGAGGTGCCAATCTTATGGAATCCCTGTCGGAGGAAAGTATCAGGCATTTGATGGAAGTCGTGCTTCCTTCAGACGGCGTGCAATGCCTGGTATCTGAAGATATGAATGAACTTCTGAATATTGCTGCTATGGACAAGAAGTGGGTAACCAGGATTCTCTCGGATCCGAATTTg GTTACCTTCTCAACTGCCAGAGGTTCAGTCAAAAGTAGGACCCGAGACATTGATTCAGCAATTGATGATCCTGGTTCAGCATACTGCT TTTTAGATCTCTTCCCTTCCACTTCCCTCCTGTCCAAACAAAGCCTATTGCCGACCTTTGATGCTTTGAGAGTTCGAAAG GAGTTATATTATGAGTTGCAGGTGTTAGACAGGCTTAAGCAAGACTATATTCGGGCTGTCCATGATTTTGATAGCTCAAGTCCTAATCAAAGAG GAACCCGAGACATTCTCTCAATCTTGAGAGCAAACTTAAAGGTCCAGCTGAGGCGCGTTAGGAGTTTGAAGAAGAAATCACTGTGGTCAAGAACTGAAGAAGAG GTGGTGGAGCAGCTTGTTGACCTTTGTTTTTACTTGCATTCCAAGCTTCATGAAGCCTTCGGCATTGTTG GCAATAGCCATCTGACAAATCATAGAACGCTGGGCTCTGCTGGGTGGGATTTACATTATGCGAACATTATCACTCAGATCAGTGCTCTT GTTTCCCAGCCTAGAGCTGTCACTCCGAATGTAAGAGATGCCTTGTACCAGGGATTGCCTCGCCATGTTAAGTCTGCTTTACACCGAGATCTGCTCAAATTTAATGTCCCAGAAGAG CTAAATCTCTCAGAAATCATAGAAATAATGGAAGAAAAGTTGCAATGGCTCGTTCCAATGGCCACTAAGACCATAAA AGCTCATCACAGCTTTGGTTGGCTTGTGGAATGGGCAAATTTCGT GACCAATCCAACCAGAGAACCTGAAGATGTGATCAGAATTGAGACACTGCACCACGCAGATATCGAGAAAACCGATCTCCATATACTAGAATTGCTCTCATGGCTTCATCTTCTGGTGGGCCGTTCGAGAGCGCAGGATGCTGGAGTTAGATCTCCAACCCAGGATGTGGTCCAGTTATCTCTTCCTAGACCGGATTCCAGCTCTGAGATTGAAAAAACTCTGGGAACAAGCGGGAACCTGAAATTTGGCAATGCAAAAACTCTGGTGATCAAAAGCCATCATAGGCATGCCACTAGTAGTAGCAATTCTGCAGTGACCGAGACGGAGAGCACATTTTCACGTGAGAGGCCCTTGTATCCTAATATCAACTTCAACATGGACTGGACCAAAGTGTTGGATGTTATCGATGGAGTGGACACAATGTAA
- the LOC116203649 gene encoding peroxisomal and mitochondrial division factor 2-like translates to MADGAAINGVEEQNVEDFFDTDNDAKVNELTRKLKSLELEKADLVRGSDESKERIGELLAEIEKLKSDGAVSREKLERMEREVESAEESERAMESILKRAMELETEVSRLQHDLITAMSESEEANKEVAELKTVVEEKGQRVDGLEREVENLKTAKTESEMKVRDFERKIGVLEVREIEGKSEKLRVERELKEKIGEKEKEIGELKNTIESLKTVVKREALEVEKWKKEKSSVEEALRESEKKAKEMELKLVDLQGELEQAGKVITELKEKAVETINGTINGLRGIGDVGNKGLKAQWPLLAVGSTGAVAVAAAMVYIIYARHARN, encoded by the coding sequence ATGGCGGACGGGGCGGCGATCAACGGCGTCGAAGAACAGAACGTGGAGGATTTCTTCGACACCGACAACGATGCCAAGGTAAATGAACTGACCCGGAAGCTCAAGTCCTTAGAACTCGAGAAGGCCGATTTGGTGCGCGGCAGCGATGAGAGCAAGGAGAGGATCGGGGAGCTGTTGGCCGAGATTGAGAAGCTGAAGAGCGATGGGGCAGTGTCGAGGGAGAAGCTCGAGAGGATGGAGAGAGAGGTTGAGTCGGCTGAGGAGAGTGAGAGGGCGATGGAGTCTATCTTGAAGAGAGCCATGGAGCTGGAGACTGAGGTGTCGAGGTTGCAGCATGATTTGATTACTGCGATGAGCGAGAGCGAGGAGGCTAATAAGGAGGTGGCTGAGCTGAAGACGGTGGTGGAAGAGAAGGGGCAGAGGGTGGACGGGTTGGAGAGAGAGGTGGAGAATCTGAAGACGGCGAAGACTGAGAGTGAGATGAAGGTGAGGGACTTCGAGAGGAAGATTGGGGTTCTTGAGGTGAGGGAGATCGAGGGGAAGAGCGAGAAGTTGAGGGTTGAGAGGGAGTTGAAGGAGAAGATCggggagaaggagaaagagatCGGTGAATTGAAGAACACCATTGAGAGCTTGAAGACAGTCGTTAAGAGGGAAGCTTTGGAGGTAGAGAAGTGGAAGAAAGAGAAGAGCAGCGTGGAGGAAGCATTGAGGGAGTCAGAGAAGAAGGCGAAGGAGATGGAATTGAAGCTAGTTGATCTGCAGGGAGAGTTGGAGCAGGCAGGGAAGGTCATTACCGAGTTGAAGGAGAAGGCAGTGGAGACCATTAATGGGACCATAAATGGGCTTAGGGGGATCGGCGATGTGGGTAATAAGGGATTGAAGGCGCAGTGGCCGTTACTGGCGGTTGGGTCCACTGGAGCAGTTGCTGTAGCGGCTGCGATGGTTTATATTATCTATGCTAGGCATGCTAGGAATTAG